GTCGAAGCAGAAAAAACAGTAGAAGCTATACAAAAAGACGGATTCAAGGCAAAAGCAGAGAAGCTTGATATCACTGATTCTAAAAATGTCGAGAGATATTTTAATTCCTTTATCACTATAGATATCCTGGTGAATGCTGCATCGGTGTTGGTATTAAAAGATGCGATTGAGACGACAATTGAAGAGTGGCTTCGGCTTATTAGCATTAACCTTACGGGAACCTTTATTGCTTGCAAATATGCGATTACAGCGATGAAAAAGGCGAACAAAGGAGGTAGTATTATCAATTTTTCTTCGTCGACTGGAAATTACGATGCGGCACCAAATTCCGTTGCATATGTATCAAGCAAGGGTGGAGTCACTCTACTCACAAAAGCGCTTGCAAGTGATTATGCAAAGTATGGAATCAGGATAAATGCTGTAGCTCCAGGCCCAACAGACACCGCTATGATTAGGGAATGCATGAGTGATTCCGAGCTTGAAAGATTGCAAAGTACATTACCTACAAGAAAATTTGGTCATCCACGGGATGTAGCCAACGTTGTGCTTTTTCTTGCTTCTGAGGAAGCTTCATTCATAAATGGTGCAATTATTGCA
The sequence above is drawn from the uncultured Sphaerochaeta sp. genome and encodes:
- a CDS encoding SDR family oxidoreductase codes for the protein MKPTYSGKTIVIIGGASGIGRECALLFAQHGGNVFIADWNIVEAEKTVEAIQKDGFKAKAEKLDITDSKNVERYFNSFITIDILVNAASVLVLKDAIETTIEEWLRLISINLTGTFIACKYAITAMKKANKGGSIINFSSSTGNYDAAPNSVAYVSSKGGVTLLTKALASDYAKYGIRINAVAPGPTDTAMIRECMSDSELERLQSTLPTRKFGHPRDVANVVLFLASEEASFINGAIIAVDGGQTAKIS